In Nitrobacteraceae bacterium AZCC 1564, the following proteins share a genomic window:
- a CDS encoding HTH-type transcriptional regulator/antitoxin HigA (product_source=KO:K18831; cath_funfam=1.10.8.60; cog=COG5499; ko=KO:K18831; smart=SM00530; superfamily=47413), whose translation MMDVRPLHTNEDYEWALGEIARYFDNQPAPGSDEGDRFEVLSTLIKAYEDTHIRMPYADPIDVLHFAIESMGKTQADLANIIGRNRASEILNRVRPLTLDMIRSISKEWNIPVESLTAPYELVRQHA comes from the coding sequence ATGATGGATGTAAGACCACTCCACACCAATGAGGACTACGAATGGGCCCTCGGGGAGATCGCGCGTTATTTTGACAATCAACCCGCTCCCGGGAGCGATGAGGGCGATCGTTTCGAGGTCTTGTCAACTCTGATCAAAGCCTACGAAGACACACATATCAGGATGCCCTACGCCGATCCAATCGACGTACTTCATTTCGCTATCGAATCGATGGGCAAAACACAGGCTGATTTGGCTAACATCATTGGTCGTAACCGCGCCTCCGAAATCTTGAATCGCGTTCGACCTCTTACACTCGATATGATCCGCTCTATTAGCAAGGAGTGGAATATTCCCGTTGAATCTCTGACCGCGCCATACGAACTCGTGCGTCAGCACGCTTAA
- a CDS encoding mRNA interferase HigB (product_source=KO:K19166; cog=COG4680; ko=KO:K19166; pfam=PF09907), whose product MATNVIAKKTLQAFWTKYPHAETPLGTWYQIVSKGTWSGPADVKAAFGANVDFVGDNRVIFDIGGNKYRLIVHFAYEFKTALVKFVGTHKEYDAINPETV is encoded by the coding sequence ATGGCTACCAACGTCATAGCGAAGAAAACGCTTCAGGCCTTTTGGACCAAATATCCGCACGCTGAGACACCCCTCGGCACTTGGTATCAAATCGTTTCAAAGGGCACTTGGAGCGGACCGGCAGATGTAAAGGCAGCTTTTGGAGCCAATGTGGACTTCGTTGGAGATAACAGAGTTATCTTCGATATCGGCGGAAACAAGTATCGGCTCATTGTCCACTTTGCCTACGAGTTCAAAACTGCCCTCGTTAAATTTGTCGGCACTCACAAAGAATACGACGCGATTAACCCGGAGACAGTGTGA
- a CDS encoding hypothetical protein (product_source=Hypo-rule applied; pfam=PF01841; superfamily=51556) codes for MPGTSVDSQQTQWSDPGAHAARLSELPPDPVGIADALEEFVIHHAIARQIGFPVPANAEGDRGLRRSELLLEEAIQRDASPLTEHRALADYLYVTCRDFALLAISALRARGIPARLRAGFASYFNAGYWEDHYVCEYQRDGQWAVLDAQLGPRARAGMRIAFDIAHVPASGWRSAASIWRAVRAGEIDAATCGLTYAGIAGEWWIASSVIRDAATLAGVECLPWDNWGPTIAFRDTRGVTAERARDIDALAQALDPAPPDRHAAQAVLAQFPWAAPPDAFGAA; via the coding sequence ATGCCGGGCACATCAGTGGACAGTCAGCAGACACAGTGGAGCGATCCGGGCGCGCATGCTGCGCGGCTGAGCGAGCTGCCGCCAGACCCGGTGGGGATTGCCGACGCGCTGGAAGAGTTCGTGATCCACCATGCCATCGCACGGCAGATCGGCTTTCCGGTGCCCGCGAATGCGGAAGGCGACCGCGGCCTGCGCCGCAGCGAACTGCTGCTTGAAGAAGCCATTCAGCGCGACGCAAGTCCCCTCACCGAGCATCGCGCGCTCGCCGATTATCTCTATGTCACCTGCCGCGACTTCGCGCTGCTGGCGATCAGCGCGCTGCGTGCGCGAGGCATTCCGGCGCGGCTGCGCGCGGGCTTCGCCAGCTACTTCAACGCAGGCTATTGGGAAGATCATTACGTCTGCGAATATCAGCGCGACGGACAATGGGCCGTGCTCGATGCGCAGCTCGGGCCGCGTGCGCGCGCAGGCATGCGCATCGCGTTCGACATCGCACACGTGCCCGCCTCCGGCTGGCGATCGGCGGCATCGATCTGGCGCGCGGTGCGCGCGGGCGAGATCGATGCGGCGACATGCGGCCTGACTTATGCGGGCATCGCCGGTGAATGGTGGATCGCCTCAAGCGTCATCCGAGACGCCGCAACGCTTGCCGGCGTCGAGTGCCTGCCGTGGGACAATTGGGGGCCGACGATTGCCTTTCGCGACACGCGCGGCGTGACAGCCGAACGGGCGCGCGACATCGACGCGCTGGCGCAGGCGCTCGATCCCGCCCCGCCCGACCGGCATGCCGCACAGGCGGTGCTCGCGCAATTCCCGTGGGCCGCGCCGCCGGATGCTTTTGGTGCGGCGTGA